CTAGGAATTCTTTTGAACGTGTATTTCACCAAACAGAATCTGATCTTGATATGAAGTTAGTTTATGATGTTGCCCATAATATTGCAAAAGTGGAAAACCACCATGTTGATGGAAAGGAAAGAAAACTTGTTGTACATAGAAAAGGTGCAACTAGAGCATTTCCTGCAAACCGTGAAGAAATTCCTTCCAAATATCGTGATTTGGGCCAACCTGTTTTAGTTCCTGGCTCTATGGGAACTTCAAGCTGGATTTTACTTGGTCAACCAAATTCTATGAATTTGAGTTTTGGCTCCACTGCTCATGGTGCTGGTAGGACAATGTCTAGATCTAAAGCTAGACGGAACTATACTGAAAATGATGTTAAAAAGTCTCTTAATGATCAGGGAATATTTATCAAAGCATTAACAAGAGATGGGGTTGTGGAAGAAACTCCTCAAGCATACAAAGATGTTGATGCCGTAGTTAACGTATCCCATAATTTAGGAATAGCCACAAAAGTAGCAAAATTAGTGCCTATTGGTGTGATTAAAGGTTGAGCGAAGAAGATTTTGAACTTGAAAGATTAAAGGCAAAACGACTTGCTGAAATGCAAAAAAATATTTCTTCTCGACAAGCAACTAATGAATCTCCAGACACTAAAAAGAAAAATATTGCGAAACCTAGAGATTCACTTGTAAAAATTCTTAGATTTCGAGGATTAGAAGTTTTGGAAAACGCTGAAACTCAATTTCCAAATGAAACAAAAATTATTGTAGAAAAATTATCTGAATTAATTAAAACAGGTGAAATTAATGAAACACTTGATGGCGGAAAATTATTGATGTTGTTTAGATCAGTTGGACTCAATGTTAGAATGGAAACTAAAATTAACGTTGAACAAGATGGAAAATTTGTATCATTAAGTGACAAACTTAGTAGCAAATCATCTCAAAATAGTGATGAAGAATGAATATTGTTTTAGAAATTGGAACAAAAAACTATGTTGATGATCTATTGTCAATTAAAAAATCACTCTCTCACATGGAAAGTCTTCTGGCATGTTATAATGGATATGCTCTCAGCGAGCCTTCTACAAAATTTGGATGGACTTTTTTTAAACTGGCTTTTAAACCTGAATTACAAACTGGTATTGAAGAAAAGTTTTCTGACATGATAGAAAAATATCAATGGAGCAGTCCTACACAAAAATTTACGAAATTTATGACTGATTATTTTCTTTCTAGAGGATGTAATGTTAAAATAAAATTGTCTGACTAAACTCTTCTTCCTCTTTTTCCACCTTTCTTTCTGGTGGTATCATGAGGAATAGGTGTTACATCATCAATTCTTCCAATCTTAAATCCGCCTCTTGCCAAAGCTCTAATTGCAGCTTGTGCTCCTGGGCCCGGTACTCTGGAACCAACTCCACCCACAGCACGAACTCTTATGTGAAATCCTGTAAATCCTTTGGTCCTTGCAGATTCTACCACTGCATTTGCAGCTTTCATTGCAGCAAATGGTGATGATTCATACCTATCGGCATTAACATGGATTCCACCTGAACTAATAGCAACAGTCTCTGCACCAGTAAGATCAGTCATGTGAATAATTGTGTTATTGTAACTACTGTAAATATGGGCAATTCCCCATTTATCAGGTCCTTCTTTCTTAGCCTCTGGTTGAGCTTTAGTTTCTACTACGTCAGTTTCTACTTCCTCACTTGGCATTTCTGCCTCTTCAACTGAAACTTCTTCAACTTGTGCTTCGATTTCTGACAATGTCTACTCACACCTTAAAGGGTTTAAAAAACATTGATTTTCTAACTTTGCCTACATTTGGTTGCTTTACTAGAAAATGATGATTGTTCATATACTATTTCTATCATGTTTCTTTAATGGCATCAATTCTCGTATTGGCAATTGGTATTGGAATCACCGTTGCGCTGGTAGGTTCTGTAGTATTTCAAATTCTTACACCGATCAATGAAGATGTTTTATCTCCTCTTGAAGAAAAATGTCAACAGATTGCTAATGAAGGATATAAAATTCACTCACTTTATCCTGATTCGAATCCTGAAGATCTTCTTGAGTCTGATATGAAACGATTGATGTATCTTGATGATATATGGATTAAAGAATGTGTTTCTGTTCTTCCTACCGATTCAATATTTGACATTGTAAATAATGTTGAACGTGATTTTTCCTATGGTGAATAACCATCAAAAATGTTTCCAGCCTAAATCTTTTAGAATCACATAATCTTTTTCTGCTTTTACAAATACCCCTTTTCCTGAAGTTACTTGCCCAATTTGTATAATCGGTGTTTTAAGTGATCTGGCATTTTTTATAATAATTTGTTTATATTTTGGAGATACTGTAAATACGAATTCATATTCTTCCCCTCCATGAAAAACTAACGAATTCAAATCTAATTTATGGGATTTTGCATAATTTTCTAAATCATTATCTGCAGGTATATTGTTGATTAGGAATTTCTTTTTACTTTGTTTTGACATTTCATTTAGAGTTGTAGATAATCCATCACTGGAATCCATTGATGATGAAAAATATTTTTTATTTTTTAATCCAAATTTGAGCTTTGGTTTTGGATTAATCATTGATTTTATTGATTTTGCTGCAAATTTTCCACTCTCTTTTCTTTTACCAAGAAGCAAATCTAATCCAACAGATGTATATCCAAACGGTCCAGTTACAAAAATCAGATCTCCTTTTTTAGAACCTTTTCGAGTTACTATATTATTTGAATTTCCAAAAAGAGTTACATTAAACACAATTTCCTTACCTGCATTCGTATCTCCACCCAAAATTTTTATTCCATACTCACTAGATG
This genomic stretch from Nitrosopumilus sp. harbors:
- a CDS encoding DNA-binding protein; its protein translation is MSEEDFELERLKAKRLAEMQKNISSRQATNESPDTKKKNIAKPRDSLVKILRFRGLEVLENAETQFPNETKIIVEKLSELIKTGEINETLDGGKLLMLFRSVGLNVRMETKINVEQDGKFVSLSDKLSSKSSQNSDEE
- a CDS encoding 30S ribosomal protein S11 is translated as MSEIEAQVEEVSVEEAEMPSEEVETDVVETKAQPEAKKEGPDKWGIAHIYSSYNNTIIHMTDLTGAETVAISSGGIHVNADRYESSPFAAMKAANAVVESARTKGFTGFHIRVRAVGGVGSRVPGPGAQAAIRALARGGFKIGRIDDVTPIPHDTTRKKGGKRGRRV
- the thiL gene encoding thiamine-phosphate kinase, with amino-acid sequence MTKLDESSIIKIFQKGLGNDEFISEDVEIFNLGKIKIISKTDTLVESTDIPPKMKLADAARKSIIACVSDFAAKGIKPEYGIISVNLPKKISRSKILDIVKGFKKASSEYGIKILGGDTNAGKEIVFNVTLFGNSNNIVTRKGSKKGDLIFVTGPFGYTSVGLDLLLGKRKESGKFAAKSIKSMINPKPKLKFGLKNKKYFSSSMDSSDGLSTTLNEMSKQSKKKFLINNIPADNDLENYAKSHKLDLNSLVFHGGEEYEFVFTVSPKYKQIIIKNARSLKTPIIQIGQVTSGKGVFVKAEKDYVILKDLGWKHF